One genomic window of Anticarsia gemmatalis isolate Benzon Research Colony breed Stoneville strain chromosome 23, ilAntGemm2 primary, whole genome shotgun sequence includes the following:
- the LOC142983152 gene encoding serine protease 7-like: MIRSIIVLLCVVGVWSFTIKEPNCGIEASTNLIHHNPWVVYLEYWRDGVKTGVRCTATLIDSRHIITAAHCIRTPKYTRLVARLGEYDLTSDIDCVDGVCGDPIIRLEVIDTIVHPDYDNSDHDIAILKLEADVAFTDFIRPVCLPSGRLQPEITFAASGWGEIPHKGYYSDIKKIIPLPLWKREDCLAAYKNFNVPAHVICAGGQEDVDTCRGDSGGPLVWVQKRVELWGVTSAGNVNCGTKNSPGLYTNVAEHLDWILTVLELSRARD, translated from the exons ATGATTCGGTCAATTATCGTTCTGTTGTGTGTCGTCGGAGTTTGGTCCTTTACGATTAAAG AACCTAACTGCGGTATTGAAGCTAGTACGAATCTCATCCACCACAATCCGTGGGTAGTCTACCTCGAATATTGGAGAGACGGCGTCAAAACTGGCGTCAGGTGTACTGCCACCCTCATCGACAGCCGTCATATCATCACGGCAGCTCATTGCATCAGGACTCCTAAATATACTAG GTTAGTAGCCCGACTCGGAGAGTACGATCTGACTTCTGACATTGATTGTGTTGACGGCGTCTGCGGTGATCCGATCATCCGCCTGGAGGTCATTGACACCATCGTCCATCCTGACTACGACAACAGTGATCACGATATCGCTATTCTCAAACTTGAAGCAGACGTAGCTTTTACTG ATTTCATCCGACCAGTATGTTTACCAAGCGGCCGTCTGCAACCAGAAATCACGTTCGCAGCATCAGGATGGGGAGAAATTCCTCACAAAGGCTATTACAGCGACATCAAGAAGATTATTCCTCTCCCTCTTTGGAAAAGGGAAGATTGTTTGGCTGCGTACAAGAACTTCAATGTACCTGCTCACGTCATCTGCGCGGGAGGGCAGGAGGACGTAGATACCTGCCGAGGGGATTCTGGAGGACCTCTCGTTTGGGTTCAGAAGAGGGTCGAGCTATGGGGAGTGACAAGTGCTGGGAATGTGAACTGCGGAACGAAGAACTCCCCCGGCTTGTATACGAATGTAGCTGAACATCTGGACTGGATCCTGACCGTTCTCGAACTGTCCAGGGCTAGGGACTGA